CTTTTTTTCGCACTTAATACACCAACATAAGTGTTATGTTACAACTGCATGcactaaaatcatataaaaaaccaTTTCGAGCACcatgtttttcttaaaaaaggGTAAATCGGAGGGAAACCCTTGATCCTCGGTACCGCATTGGTACCAACATGTGCAGGCCACACAACGCATGACGCATGTTCCTGTTTGACACCTCCACCTAATGTCCCACTGTGTTATTCCCTAGTTCTACTGATTATCTAAATTCTAATTGTTCAACATCACAAGCCAATGTACCCACTTGGTAAAGGCTCATGCCTCTTAGATGGGAGGTCTTAGTCTTTTAGTTTTAGGTTGCCTGTAAATATGATTTTGAACTttttctacctttaaatttaTACTGTATCCTGTTTGTTTATTACATATAGGCTTGCTTTGATTCTCTAGCATTTTCGGACATTCAATACGAGGGCAGAAGCGAAAAATGGTACAAGGAATGAAGACAAAAACCAGGAAAAGCCCATCTGTGCAACTAGATTATATAATTACGATTATAGAGATTAAGCCATGGCCTCCATCTCAGTCGCTGAGATCACTTCGTTCTGCTTTGATTCAGTGGGAATATGGTGACAAATATTCGGGGACTACTAAAGCAGTTGCCCCTTTCCTTGCTGCTACTTCTGGTGTTGGTGATGGTAAAATTGAATATAATGAATCTTTTAAACTTCGCTTGACATTGTTGAGAGATATGTTGATCAAGGATAGTGATACTTTCTTGAAGAATTGTATCGAGTTCAATATGTATGAACCACGAAGGGATAAAACAGTAAAAGGCCAGTTGTTAGCCACTGCCATTGTGGACTTTGCAGAGTATGGTGTTGTGAAAGATGGTTTGATTGTAAACGTACCTGTGAACTGCAAAAGGACTTTCAGTAATACGATTCAACCAATGCTTTTTTTAAAGATTGAACCAGTTGAGAAGAATAGCCGTACGAGATCTTCGTCAATGGATAGAAACGGCTCAGAATCTTTGATAAATGAAGAAAACACTGAAGATGTTGAGAGTATCTCTGTTACTGATGATGATGTTTCGTCACAGTCTTCCATGGCTGCAACAACATCGTTAGCTTCACAGTTTAATGGGAGTCCAGACTCTCAAAAAGAGGTCTTGGTTGCTGAATCAGCCGCtgaaagaaatgaaaacatAGGCTCTGGAAAGTCCATGGAATCTAGGGTTAATGATGTGAGTGGTCGACAATCTAGTGTGCCAATATCAGACGAAACTCAAAATGAACAAGGAAATCAAATAAATGTACATCTTGATTCTGACAATTTAAGCGGAGATGGAATTACAAAGGTCAAGTCTGCCCGTTATCCGTTGGACTCAGGTAATGGCAATGGATCTTGGAGGGCTAGCAAGTTAGGGGAAAAAGTCAAAGATTTTAGCAAGTTGCAACAATTGGAACACAGAGTACAAAATCTTGAAGGGGAGCTTAGAGAAGCGGCTGCTATTGAATCTGGTCTTTACTCAATAGTTGCAGAGCACGGGAGTTCAGTTAATAAAGTTCATGCGCCGGCTCGACGTCTTTCTAGGCTCTATCTGCATGCATGTAAAGAGAAGTTGCAATCTAGGAGAGCAAGTTCAGCAAGAAGTATTGTGTCCGGATTAATTTTGGTTGCAAAAGCTTGTGGAAATGATGTCCCGAGGTACTGTTTtatagataatataaatataaattcttGATGTCattgaaatatatttaaattaagctTGGCCTTTTTTTTAACACAGGTTGACTTTTTGGATGTCAAATTGTGTTGTACTGAGAGCAATTATATACAATACTTTCGAGCAAGAGCATATTGAGTTGAACAAAAAGAACATCACAAAGGGAAATAAGGACAAAAACTCTTCATTCAAATGGAAGAAAGAGTCTTCTTTAAAGGACAGTAGAAGTGGTATTAGTGATATTCCCAATGAATGGGAGAACACTTGTAATCTTACCTCGGCCCTGGAAAGAGTAGAATCTTGGATTTTCTCGCGAATTATTGAATCAGTCTGGTGGCAGGTTGTTGCATCATCACTTTCTTTCAcggagattattattatttttatttatctctATATCATTGAGGATTCGAGGTGGGAAAATTGCAGGttgatgggttgggtaacaggtcaaaattgCAGTTGACctacaaaatttttatttttcttcccCTTTGTTTAGTTCCTTTAAGGCttcatttttgagttttttttttaaaggaaaggGAAAGATAGGAATTTTTacctttttgcattcttgagttttttttccaaaagaaaagaaagtggaaGGAAGGAAAAATCAGGGTTTTTTCCTCCAAAAGTTTTCTGGCCATTTTGGCCTGATTTGGATGGAAAAGAAAGTGGAAGGGTGATTGCAGGTGGAAGGGATGGTTGCAGGTGGTGGTTTCAGGCGGTGGTTGCAGGTGGCAGTTGCAGGTGGCGGTTGCAGGTGGTGGTTTCAGGTGGTTGTAGGTGGTGGTTGCAGGGAaggggtggttgcaggtggaaggggtggttgcaggtggAAGGGGGTGGTTGCAGGCAGGTTTCttttagtttcctttcaaactcgAGAATGACATTTTTGAATGTAATCTTCTATTCTTTCCCCCCCTATCCAATCttcccctttcttttcttttaataaaaactcaagaatgcagtgTAAAAGAATTAATTTGTTGGATATGTTTACCGAAGCtataaactaatttaataatttatttcttttgaatagAAAGCTTTAGTAGGCTGTTACCAATTAAATACTCTGTTGGAAACTTTTGACATGTTTGACTCATTTGACCTGTTAGTTGCTAGAGACAAAATAAAAGCAATATTTTTCCATATTGAATCAAATGGGTCGAAATAGCCTCTTCTTAGGAGAGTATATCATGTTCCTTAACTTGATGctgagtttttaaaattttgtagacTCTTACTCCATATATGCAATCTGCTGCTGCTAAGGCTATCATTAGAGTAGTAGATTCTGAATCTACTAAATCCTCTAAAAAGTCATCCAGACAACGTGATCAAGAACAAGCAAACTTCTCCATGGAGCTTTGGAAGACTGCTTTCATGGATGCTTGTGAAAGGATTTGTCCTGTTCGGGCTGAAGGACATGACTGTGGTTGCTTGCCTGTACTTTCTAGATTGGTAATTTCATTTATCACTGCCTCTTACTCGGTACTAAGCTGTTTGCCAATgttttttagtaaaaatatttttatggtCTTTGTTAGGTGATGGAACAGTGTATGCCTAGGTTAGATGTGGCTATGTTTAACGCTATTCTTCGTGAATCTGCTGATGAGGTTCCAACTGATCCTGTATCTGACCCAATTAGTGATGCCAGAGTCCTTCCTATTTCATCAGGTAAAGCAAGCTTCGGGGCTGGTGCACAACTGAAGAATGTGGTGAGTAAATTTTAACTTCACTGGCATATTATCATTCCATGAGTCAAGTGATCCAAAATAGAACCACACTAGAGGCTCTGTATTTGTGCTCCCGTTGGTCCATGAACTTATTGGCTAGCTTCTTGATCTGATACACATCGATATGCTGGGCTTGATATGCTAGGCTTATGTAGTGTCATATATGGAGGAAAAAGTTTGGCAGCTTTGGCCTAAAGTTTAGAATTGAAGTTTGAATTATGCGCCTAATAAACTGATGTTGCCTTACCCAAAtatgtttgaactttgaagctataCAAGCATATGAACCTTAAAATTTAAGGGAAACTTGAAATCAGTTCCCCAGACGTCGAAATTTGGGCCCAAAGGATTGGTTCCAGGCTTGCAGTTCAGCGATACCTTTGCATGGGCTGGTTCGTAACTCATTATGGATCAAAATTTGTGTTGAATTTATTTCATGATTTCCCAAGCTGGTCTGTTTTAAATTATCATTGAGTTATGTCAACAGA
The Erigeron canadensis isolate Cc75 chromosome 2, C_canadensis_v1, whole genome shotgun sequence DNA segment above includes these coding regions:
- the LOC122587411 gene encoding uncharacterized protein LOC122587411, which encodes MVQGMKTKTRKSPSVQLDYIITIIEIKPWPPSQSLRSLRSALIQWEYGDKYSGTTKAVAPFLAATSGVGDGKIEYNESFKLRLTLLRDMLIKDSDTFLKNCIEFNMYEPRRDKTVKGQLLATAIVDFAEYGVVKDGLIVNVPVNCKRTFSNTIQPMLFLKIEPVEKNSRTRSSSMDRNGSESLINEENTEDVESISVTDDDVSSQSSMAATTSLASQFNGSPDSQKEVLVAESAAERNENIGSGKSMESRVNDVSGRQSSVPISDETQNEQGNQINVHLDSDNLSGDGITKVKSARYPLDSGNGNGSWRASKLGEKVKDFSKLQQLEHRVQNLEGELREAAAIESGLYSIVAEHGSSVNKVHAPARRLSRLYLHACKEKLQSRRASSARSIVSGLILVAKACGNDVPRLTFWMSNCVVLRAIIYNTFEQEHIELNKKNITKGNKDKNSSFKWKKESSLKDSRSGISDIPNEWENTCNLTSALERVESWIFSRIIESVWWQTLTPYMQSAAAKAIIRVVDSESTKSSKKSSRQRDQEQANFSMELWKTAFMDACERICPVRAEGHDCGCLPVLSRLVMEQCMPRLDVAMFNAILRESADEVPTDPVSDPISDARVLPISSGKASFGAGAQLKNVIGNWSRWLTDLFGIDDDDTFEDENDDRRTNNDASFKSFHLLNALSDLMMLPKDMLLSSSIRKEVCPAFGSLIIKRILDTFVPDEFCPDPIPEVVLQALDSEDSFESNEDCVTSLPCAAAPVVYQPPSASSVKYVLGDDVNRNQLSRSGSILRKSNTSDDELDELSSPLTAIINISRGSPAPTKPSWRSKDTSYQGSIRYQLLKEVWMNE